The Arachis duranensis cultivar V14167 chromosome 2, aradu.V14167.gnm2.J7QH, whole genome shotgun sequence genome has a window encoding:
- the LOC107473530 gene encoding uncharacterized protein LOC107473530, protein MAEIREEPLQPQDEDLNARLARMLEFRLPHLTLNPRIQKVPRFLWRRNPKFVDYYCSPPQMISFGPIHHHLEVTNLKLGHQLKTSWANRYLEKIKMQKEAQYENENNPIVSLYATVESSVARMRKLFSQDVIRNYDDRKLADMLLVDGCALLFFMDTVDEKDPESLNLKLNQLMYVWTDIILLENQLPMELLELLCHERWLLPNLFYNFLFMGLTRRDRDSIFTWSNDCKPAHLLDYIRLFHTSSLSSSPVDVKPSLLDRSVCFCTRKKKKTLPLRQKDLWHRYKNIRDLKNVGIRVEANTSEWKWSNISFTSKWFSGQLMLPGIVVDNVAPYLYVNMIAYEMLPSSNNNFQCCSYFFLMDSLIDDAEDVKELRLAGVLQNLLGSDEDVAKLFNALGYLLPAKMFNCTTRNGALAYNDKYIKIKQQIDKHYTNKWKTWRAQLHTTYFNNPWSIIAFLAAVLALFLTCVQTWYAVFS, encoded by the coding sequence ATGGCCGAGATTAGAGAAGAACCACTTCAGCCTCAGGATGAGGACTTGAATGCCCGGCTTGCTAGGATGCTTGAGTTTCGGCTACCTCATCTAACTTTAAATCCCAGGATTCAAAAAGTTCCTCGTTTTCTGTGGCGTAGAAATCCCAAGTTTGTTGACTACTACTGTTCACCACCGCAGATGATATCATTTGGTCCCATCCATCATCATCTTGAAGTTACTAATCTCAAGCTAGGACACCAACTCAAAACTAGTTGGGCAAATCGCTATCTTGAAAAAATCAAGATGCAAAAGGAAGCTcaatatgaaaatgaaaataatccaatagtGTCTCTGTACGCAACTGTAGAAAGCAGTGTTGCGAGAATGAGGAAGCTGTTCAGTCAAGACGTGATTCGAAATTACGATGATAGAAAACTGGCTGACATGTTGCTTGTGGATGGATGTGCTTTGCTGTTTTTCATGGACACTGTTGATGAAAAAGATCCAGAAAGCTTGAACCTGAAGCTTAACCAATTAATGTATGTATGGACAGATATCATTTTGTTGGAAAACCAACTTCCAATGGAGTTGCTGGAGCTTCTATGCCATGAGAGATGGTTGTTGCCCAActtattttacaattttctaTTCATGGGCTTAACAAGGAGAGATCGAGATTCAATATTCACATGGTCAAATGACTGCAAACCAGCTCATCTTCTGGACTATATTCGCTTGTTTCACACGTCATCACTCTCATCTTCACCTGTTGATGTAAAGCCTTCTCTACTTGATCGCAGTGTTTGCTTCTGTactaggaaaaaaaagaaaactctaCCTCTCAGACAAAAAGATCTTTGGCATAGATATAAGAACATAAGGGATCTTAAAAACGTAGGAATTCGGGTGGAAGCAAACACTTCTGAATGGAAGTGGAGTAACATATCTTTTACCTCCAAATGGTTTAGCGGACAACTGATGCTTCCAGGGATTGTAGTTGATAATGTTGCACCTTATCTCTATGTCAACATGATTGCATATGAGATGCTTCCTAGTTCTAACAACAACTTCCAGTGTTGCTCCTACTTCTTTCTGATGGATTCCCTGATTGATGATGCCGAGGATGTGAAGGAGCTCAGATTAGCTGGTGTCCTTCAGAACTTGCTAGGAAGTGATGAAGATGTGGCCAAATTATTCAATGCATTAGGGTATCTATTACCCGCTAAAATGTTCAATTGCACCACAAGAAATGGTGCGCTGGCCTATAacgataaatatattaaaatcaagCAACAGATTGATAAGCATTACACAAATAAATGGAAGACTTGGCGGGCTCAATTACACACCACTTACTTCAATAACCCGTGGTCTATCATTGCCTTTCTTGCAGCTGTCTTGGCATTGTTTCTCACTTGTGTCCAGACATGGTACGCTGTATTTTCCTAA